The Populus alba chromosome 4, ASM523922v2, whole genome shotgun sequence genome contains a region encoding:
- the LOC118038967 gene encoding uncharacterized protein translates to MESFSAEDLSTIGGIATVSLLHSFIPTHWLPFSIVGRAQKWTLSRTLLVTAFGAVLHVLSTSLLGITAITMANTIAGEETVHKLASLLLIVLGGGYVILFLSGKGGHSHSHNQPMEKMAVVGLILVPALSPCATTLPVFLAVGSSSSMMVLAIIVLLFSTITVMTSLVALSFYGASQLKFHWVEHYDKLLVGSVLCMVGILTLMFHDHNHEGHGGFSGEHLNRKIIGL, encoded by the exons ATGGAGAGCTTCAGTGCAGAAGATCTTTCAACGATTGGAGGAATCGCCACAGTTTCTCTTCTCCATTCTTTTATTCCAACACATTGGCTTCCTTTCTCCATTGTTGGGCGTGCCCAAAAATGGACTCTCTCTAGAACTCTCCTCGTCA CTGCATTTGGGGCAGTTTTGCATGTGCTATCCACTTCACTTCTTGGTATAACAGCAATCACCATGGCAAATACTATCGCTGGTGAAGAAACAGTTCACAAACTTGCTTCACTTTTGCTTATAGTTCTTGGTGGTGGTTATGTTATACTATTTCTGTCTGGGAAGGGAGGGCATAGTCATTCTCATAACCAGCCTATGGAGAAAATGGCTGTCGTTGGGCTCATTCTTGTTCCTGCATTATCTCCTTGCGCAACCACGCTTCCTGTTTTTCTTGCTGTTGGTAGTTCATCCTCCATGATGGTGCTTGCCATCATTGTGCTGCTATTCAG CACTATAACTGTGATGACATCACTTGTGGCTCTATCATTCTACGGTGCCAGCCAGCTCAAGTTTCATTGGGTTGAGCATTATGACAAACTTCTTGTTGGTTCAGTTCTATGTATGGTAGGAATCTTGACGCTAATGTTTCATGATCACAATCACGAAGGACATGGAGGATTCTCAGGGGAGCATTTGAATAGGAAAATCATCGGGCTTTGA